Proteins encoded in a region of the Diospyros lotus cultivar Yz01 chromosome 9, ASM1463336v1, whole genome shotgun sequence genome:
- the LOC127809952 gene encoding endoglucanase 5 codes for MARFASSCFFIAAVLVAAAGFDAAIAGGFDYGAALDKSLLFFEAQRSGKLPENQRVKWRGHSGLRDGFLQGVDLVGGYYDAGDHVKFGLPMAYSVTVLSWGAIEFRKEIVGLNQMGQTLEAIKWGTDYFIKAHPQLNLLWGQVGDGESDHYCWERAEDMTTPRTAYKLDPSNPGSDLAGETAAALAAASLAFHPYNSSYSNLLLVHAKQLFSFADTFRGFYDGSISCAKQFYTSSGYSDELLWAAAWLFRATNDEYYLKYVADNAASMGGTGWAVREFSWDNKYAGVQILLSKVLMEGSGGAHTAILKQFQAKADFFACACLQKNDGYDVGRTPGGLVYVREWNNMQYAASAAFLAAVYSDYLSRAHAELNCPDAKVQPQELLNFAKSQADYMLGKNPKSMSYIVGYGQMYPAHVHHRGASIASITALHSSVGCVEGFETWYHRAQANPNVIQGALVGGPGKTDEFSDDRANYEQTEPTLSGTAPLVGLFSKLQSVAGTPASQNHYSPKPPHQTTPSYYPKARPAPTPNKSGAPVEFFHSIGSSWTVGRTTYYRHKVVIKNVSQKPITDLKLGIENLSGSLWGLSPTQEKNIYELPQWLKVLKPGSECIFIYIQGGPQAKVSVQSYH; via the exons ATGGCGAGGTTTGCTTCTTCCTGCTTCTTCATAGCCGCCGTGCTGGTTGCAGCGGCGGGATTCGACGCAGCCATCGCAGGCGGCTTCGATTACGGTGCCGCTCTCGACAAGAGCTTGCTCTTCTTCGAGGCGCAGAGGTCCGGTAAGTTGCCGGAGAATCAAAGAGTCAAGTGGCGCGGCCATTCCGGCCTCCGGGATGGTTTCCTTCAAGGC GTAGACTTGGTGGGAGGGTACTATGATGCAGGAGACCATGTGAAGTTTGGGCTGCCAATGGCATACAGTGTGACAGTGCTTTCATGGGGAGCCATTGAGTTCAGGAAAGAGATTGTTGGGCTCAACCAGATGGGGCAAACTCTGGAAGCCATCAAATGGGGCACTGATTACTTCATCAAAGCACACCCCCAGCTCAATCTTCTCTGGGgacag GTAGGCGATGGAGAATCCGATCACTATTGCTGGGAGCGCGCCGAGGACATGACGACTCCAAGGACAGCCTACAAGCTGGATCCAAGTAATCCGGGCTCTGATCTTGCTGGCGAAACAGCAGCAGCGTTGGCCGCGGCTTCTTTAGCATTCCATCCTTACAACTCAtcctactccaatctcctcttAGTCCATGCAAAACAG CTTTTCTCATTTGCCGATACATTTAGGGGTTTCTATGATGGATCCATCAGCTGTGCTAAGCAATTCTATACATCCTCAGGCTATTCG GATGAACTGCTATGGGCTGCTGCTTGGCTCTTCCGAGCAACAAATGATGAGTACTACTTGAAATATGTTGCTGATAATGCTGCCTCCATGGGTGGAACTGGATGGGCTGTTAGAGAATTCTCCTGGGACAACAAGTATGCTGGTGTACAAATTCTTCTCTCCAAG GTATTAATGGAGGGATCTGGTGGAGCACACACTGCCATCCTCAAGCAATTCCAGGCCAAAGCTGATTTCTTTGCTTGTGCTTGTCTGCAAAAGAATGATGGCTATGACGTCGGCCGGACTCCTG GCGGCTTAGTATACGTGCGCGAATGGAACAACATGCAGTACGCGGCCTCTGCTGCATTTCTTGCAGCTGTCTACTCCGATTACCTCTCTCGGGCTCATGCTGAGCTCAACTGTCCAGATGCCAAAGTCCAACCTCAGGAACTCCTCAACTTTGCCAAGTCTCAG GCTGATTACATGCTGGGTAAGAATCCAAAGTCCATGAGCTACATAGTTGGATATGGCCAAATGTACCCTGCTCATGTTCACCACAGGGGTGCTTCCATTGCCTCAATCACTGCTCTGCATTCATCCGTTGGATGTGTGGAAGGGTTTGAGACATGGTATCATCGCGCCCAGGCCAACCCTAATGTCATTCAGGGAGCCCTGGTGGGAGGCCCTGGCAAGACTGATGAGTTCTCTGATGATCGCGCTAACTATGAGCAGACAGAGCCAACACTTTCCGGCACTGCCCCTCTTGTTGGCCTCTTCTCCAAGCTGCAGAGTGTTGCAGGAACTCCAG CTTCACAAAATCACTATTCACCAAAACCACCCCACCAAACAACACCAA GCTATTACCCCAAAGCCAGACCAGCACCCACTCCAAATAAATCAG GGGCCCCAGTTGAGTTCTTCCACTCAATCGGCAGCTCATGGACTGTAGGAAGAACAACCTATTACAGGCACAAGGTGGTGATCAAGAACGTGTCCCAAAAGCCAATCACGGACCTTAAGTTAGGCATTGAAAACCTCTCTGGATCTCTGTGGGGACTCTCCCCAACACAAGAGAAAAACATCTATGAGCTTCCTCAATGGCTCAAGGTCTTGAAACCTGGCTCTGAgtgcatttttatttatattcaagGGGGCCCTCAAGCCAAGGTCTCTGTTCAAAGTTACCATTGA